The following coding sequences lie in one Streptomyces sp. ALI-76-A genomic window:
- a CDS encoding serine hydrolase domain-containing protein — MTIRMRPRACLAGLAAAVITATALTGSARAAQDAEAPAAGHEATRQAIEAAVEAGVPGVAAEARDADGVWRTAVGVGDLRTGAARGAGDRFRVGSITNTFVATVLLQMTAEKKLSLDDTVERHLPGVVTGNGNDGRTITVRQLLNHTSGLFDYLAEPAYYQTYVLGDGFLERRYDTLTPGQRLEVALSHPPQFRPGARHAFSHTNDLLAALIVERAGGTSYENEVRKRIIEPLGLKATSHPGASTGLPRPSGRGYSKLFFDTQPDRIDDVTEFHGSHVWGDGDVISSAGDLNRFYRALMRGKLLPPRQLAELKTTVVNPDLPISSYGLGIERLEMSCGKALWYHDGGTVGSLTFVATTEDGGHQFTFNYNGDWEVSQLLPTLNAEFCDTTSG; from the coding sequence ATGACGATACGGATGAGACCGAGGGCCTGCCTGGCCGGTCTGGCGGCCGCCGTGATCACGGCGACGGCCTTGACGGGCTCCGCCCGGGCGGCGCAGGACGCGGAGGCCCCGGCGGCCGGCCACGAGGCGACCCGGCAGGCCATCGAGGCGGCCGTCGAGGCCGGGGTCCCCGGTGTCGCCGCCGAGGCGCGGGACGCCGACGGCGTCTGGCGGACGGCGGTGGGCGTGGGCGACCTGCGGACGGGGGCGGCGCGCGGCGCGGGCGACCGGTTCCGCGTCGGCAGCATCACCAACACCTTCGTGGCGACGGTCCTGCTCCAGATGACGGCGGAGAAGAAGCTGTCGCTGGACGACACCGTCGAGCGCCATCTGCCCGGTGTGGTCACCGGCAACGGCAACGACGGACGCACGATCACCGTACGGCAGCTCCTCAACCACACCAGCGGCCTGTTCGACTACCTCGCCGAGCCGGCCTACTACCAGACGTACGTCCTGGGCGACGGCTTCCTCGAACGCCGCTACGACACCCTGACGCCCGGGCAGCGCCTGGAGGTGGCCCTCTCCCACCCGCCGCAGTTCCGGCCCGGTGCCCGGCACGCCTTCTCCCACACCAACGACCTCCTGGCCGCGCTGATCGTGGAGAGGGCCGGCGGCACCTCGTACGAGAACGAGGTGCGCAAGCGCATCATCGAGCCGCTGGGGCTGAAGGCGACCTCCCATCCGGGCGCGAGCACCGGCCTGCCCCGGCCGAGCGGCCGCGGGTACTCCAAGCTCTTCTTCGACACGCAGCCGGACCGGATCGACGACGTCACCGAGTTCCACGGCTCCCACGTCTGGGGCGACGGCGACGTCATCTCCAGCGCCGGCGACCTGAACCGCTTCTACCGGGCGCTGATGCGCGGCAAGCTGCTGCCGCCGCGGCAGCTCGCGGAACTGAAGACGACCGTCGTCAACCCCGACCTGCCGATCTCGTCCTACGGGCTCGGCATCGAGCGGCTCGAGATGAGCTGCGGCAAGGCCCTCTGGTACCACGACGGAGGCACGGTCGGCTCCCTCACGTTCGTCGCCACCACCGAGGACGGCGGCCACCAGTTCACGTTCAACTACAACGGCGACTGGGAGGTCTCCCAGCTGCTGCCCACCCTGAACGCCGAGTTCTGCGACACGACGTCCGGCTGA
- a CDS encoding alpha/beta fold hydrolase, whose product MDSTRPALRLFVMHHAGGSHLLYRTWPAALPDTWDVRLLDAPGHGLLLDQPQISDAGSLADHLLRVIEPRLTCPYALFGHSMGALVTYEMTRRIVDRGLPLPVWLGVSARTAPQLGRPAEPYREPSDEGLRTRLRLLGGTPDGIFADPELWALFDPIIRADLRLVDTWRPVPGAAPLPVALSAYAGREDHSAPPPRMTGWAEHTERFLGLRVFDGGHFHFQDDPGPLLRQIEQDATAALDAAGAARSS is encoded by the coding sequence ATGGACAGCACCCGACCCGCCCTGCGCCTGTTCGTCATGCACCACGCGGGAGGTTCGCACCTGCTGTACCGCACCTGGCCGGCCGCGCTCCCGGACACCTGGGACGTGCGCCTGCTGGACGCCCCGGGCCACGGCCTCCTGCTCGACCAGCCGCAGATTTCGGACGCCGGCTCTCTCGCCGATCATCTGCTGCGCGTCATCGAACCCCGTCTGACGTGCCCCTACGCCCTGTTCGGGCACAGCATGGGCGCCCTGGTGACGTACGAGATGACCCGGCGGATCGTCGACCGGGGCCTGCCGCTGCCGGTGTGGCTGGGTGTCTCCGCGCGCACCGCGCCGCAGCTCGGCCGGCCGGCCGAGCCCTACCGCGAGCCGTCCGACGAGGGACTGCGCACGCGTCTGAGGCTGCTCGGCGGCACGCCCGACGGGATCTTCGCCGACCCCGAGCTGTGGGCCCTGTTCGACCCGATCATCCGGGCCGACCTGCGCCTGGTGGACACCTGGCGCCCGGTGCCCGGCGCCGCTCCGCTGCCCGTGGCGCTGTCCGCGTACGCGGGCCGCGAGGACCACTCCGCCCCGCCGCCGCGGATGACCGGCTGGGCGGAGCACACCGAACGCTTCCTGGGCCTGCGGGTCTTCGACGGCGGTCACTTCCACTTCCAGGACGATCCCGGGCCGCTGCTGCGGCAGATCGAACAGGACGCGACGGCGGCCCTCGACGCGGCCGGCGCGGCGCGGTCCTCCTGA
- a CDS encoding IS481 family transposase, with the protein MPHRNAPLTETGRLRLARCVVEDGWTLRRAAERFQVSPTTAQRWADRYRRSGEAGMSDRSSRPRTSPRRMPTRIERRIIKVRVLRRWGPARIAYLLRLNPSTVHRVLARYKLARLAHLDRATGRVIRRYERSAPGELVHVDIKKLGNIPDGGGHKTLGRQAGRKTRSGVGYSYLHNAVDDHSRLAYSEIHADEKKETATAFWGRAQTFFAQAGITVQRVLTDNGSCYRSRDWREALATAGITHKRTRPYRPQTNGKVERFNRTLLDEWAYARPYRTETERRDAYPGWLHTYNHHRGHTALKGQPPASRVPNLTGQYT; encoded by the coding sequence GTGCCCCACCGTAATGCACCCCTGACCGAGACCGGCCGTCTGCGTCTGGCCCGCTGCGTGGTCGAGGACGGCTGGACCCTGCGCAGGGCCGCCGAACGCTTCCAGGTCTCGCCGACCACCGCCCAGCGGTGGGCCGACCGCTACCGTCGATCCGGTGAGGCAGGCATGAGCGACCGCTCCAGCCGCCCGCGCACCAGCCCGCGCCGGATGCCGACCCGCATCGAGCGGCGGATCATCAAGGTCCGCGTTCTGCGCCGCTGGGGACCGGCCCGCATCGCCTACCTGCTGCGGTTGAACCCGTCCACGGTGCACCGGGTCCTGGCCCGCTACAAGCTGGCCCGTCTCGCTCATCTCGACCGCGCTACCGGGCGGGTGATCCGCCGCTACGAACGGTCAGCGCCGGGCGAGTTGGTGCACGTGGACATCAAGAAGCTCGGCAACATCCCCGACGGCGGCGGCCACAAGACCCTGGGCCGCCAGGCCGGCCGCAAGACCCGCTCCGGCGTCGGTTACAGCTACCTGCACAACGCCGTCGACGATCACTCCCGCCTCGCCTACAGCGAGATCCACGCAGACGAGAAGAAGGAAACCGCAACCGCCTTCTGGGGCCGGGCCCAGACGTTCTTCGCCCAGGCCGGGATCACCGTCCAGCGGGTGCTGACCGACAACGGCTCCTGCTACCGCTCACGCGACTGGCGCGAAGCCCTTGCCACAGCCGGGATCACCCACAAGCGAACCCGCCCCTACCGGCCGCAGACGAACGGCAAGGTCGAGCGCTTCAACCGCACCCTGCTGGACGAGTGGGCCTACGCCCGCCCCTACCGCACAGAGACTGAACGACGCGACGCATACCCCGGCTGGCTGCACACCTACAATCACCACCGCGGACACACCGCGCTGAAAGGCCAACCACCCGCCAGCCGCGTCCCCAACCTCACGGGTCAGTACACCTAG
- a CDS encoding MbtH family protein has translation MSTNPFDDENGRFHVVVNDEEQHSLWPAFAEVPAGWRVVFGEAARSECLEYVEQNWTDLRPRSLREAMAD, from the coding sequence GTGAGCACGAACCCCTTCGACGACGAGAACGGCCGCTTCCACGTCGTGGTCAACGACGAGGAGCAGCACTCCCTGTGGCCGGCCTTCGCCGAGGTGCCCGCCGGCTGGCGGGTGGTCTTCGGCGAGGCGGCCAGGTCCGAGTGCCTGGAGTACGTCGAGCAGAACTGGACCGACCTGCGTCCCAGGAGCCTGCGGGAGGCCATGGCGGACTGA
- a CDS encoding LmbU family transcriptional regulator, producing MRTASAGPAANGGEPAQRDVVLSFVGSQATVRKSGMIFPENLPERSWERIGSNLRELVNSSAWWLADWLIYGETTYGWRRYKEAIERTGLDYQTLRNYAWVARRFEHHRRRDSLSFAHHAEVTRLSPPEQDYWLRKAEQQKWSRNELRRAVRASLAVQSDTAEAPAGGADEQQEVPRLAESAAEKRRQKVTTLTIELSADQLEHYSKAAAAHGLPVDQWVARMLETADLPAERRTA from the coding sequence GTGAGAACCGCGAGCGCGGGGCCTGCGGCCAACGGCGGCGAGCCCGCGCAGCGCGATGTGGTCCTGTCCTTCGTGGGGTCCCAGGCCACCGTCCGGAAGTCGGGAATGATCTTCCCGGAGAACCTGCCGGAGCGGTCCTGGGAACGGATCGGCAGCAATCTGCGCGAGCTGGTGAACTCCTCGGCGTGGTGGCTCGCCGACTGGCTGATCTACGGGGAGACCACCTACGGCTGGCGGCGGTACAAGGAGGCCATCGAGCGGACCGGGCTGGACTACCAGACCCTGCGCAACTACGCGTGGGTGGCCCGGCGGTTCGAACACCACCGCAGGCGCGACAGCCTCAGCTTCGCCCACCACGCCGAGGTGACCCGCCTGTCGCCGCCGGAGCAGGACTACTGGCTGCGCAAGGCCGAACAGCAGAAGTGGTCGCGCAACGAGCTGCGCCGGGCGGTCCGCGCCAGCCTGGCCGTGCAGAGCGACACCGCCGAGGCCCCCGCGGGCGGCGCCGACGAGCAGCAGGAGGTGCCGCGGCTGGCCGAGTCGGCGGCCGAGAAGCGCCGGCAGAAGGTCACCACGCTCACCATCGAGCTGTCCGCGGACCAGCTCGAGCACTACTCGAAGGCGGCCGCAGCGCACGGCCTGCCCGTCGACCAGTGGGTGGCCCGGATGCTCGAGACCGCCGATCTCCCCGCCGAACGGCGCACCGCCTAG
- a CDS encoding amino acid adenylation domain-containing protein: protein MILQGKRVALPSAPVVHKQFESHVAATPDAVAVVHAGRQLTYAELDAKANRFARFLAARGHGRGAKVGVCLDYSPDMLVAILGTLKAGAAYVPFDPAYPAARLQLLLGQVPGLALIVTSPATAAMVESAGVETVDLERLAGELANLPATAPDTDVTGDDVCYAVFTSGSTGTPKLTAVRHEGWFNLMNWLKLEYGLHSGSNNLVVSAFGFDLSQRALMTPLFCGATQYLLASRNFDAMMAYRVLTEHDIRVVHCASSTLYVLVDWETARGGDALARLDYVLFGGEALKAERLTDWARREGNTCTLLHQYGVAECTDVATSYDLAGHRPGGQDVPPVGRPAHNTDIHLLDEDLRHVGPGEQGEICIAGAGVGAGYLNAGPENRKFTTIEAGGEPVRIYRTGDRGCVTEAGDLVVLGRIDAQVKVRGMRIDPTDVERALARLDGVREAAVVVTRTDAGDAELTAFLVPSGDDLVADDVRARLLRTLPRNMVPARFLTIARLPLSPHGKVDRAALADACREQYAGSGTAA, encoded by the coding sequence ATGATCCTTCAGGGAAAGCGGGTCGCCCTGCCCTCCGCGCCCGTCGTCCACAAGCAGTTCGAGTCGCACGTGGCGGCCACCCCCGACGCCGTCGCCGTCGTCCACGCCGGCCGGCAGCTGACGTACGCGGAGCTGGACGCGAAGGCGAATCGTTTCGCGCGCTTCCTCGCCGCCCGCGGACACGGCCGGGGCGCGAAGGTCGGCGTCTGCCTCGACTACTCGCCCGACATGCTCGTCGCCATCCTCGGCACGCTGAAGGCGGGCGCGGCCTACGTGCCGTTCGACCCGGCCTACCCGGCGGCACGCCTCCAGCTGCTGCTGGGCCAGGTCCCCGGCCTCGCCCTGATCGTGACCTCCCCGGCGACCGCCGCAATGGTCGAGTCGGCGGGCGTGGAGACCGTCGACCTCGAACGGCTCGCCGGAGAGCTGGCGAACCTGCCGGCCACCGCGCCCGACACCGACGTCACCGGGGACGACGTGTGCTACGCCGTCTTCACGTCCGGGTCGACCGGAACGCCGAAACTCACGGCGGTGCGGCACGAGGGCTGGTTCAACCTCATGAACTGGCTGAAGCTGGAGTACGGCCTGCACAGCGGGTCGAACAACCTGGTCGTCAGCGCCTTCGGCTTCGACCTCTCCCAGCGCGCCCTGATGACCCCGCTGTTCTGCGGCGCCACCCAGTACCTCCTGGCCAGCCGCAACTTCGACGCCATGATGGCCTACCGCGTCCTGACCGAGCACGACATCCGCGTGGTGCACTGTGCCTCCAGCACCCTGTACGTGCTGGTGGACTGGGAGACCGCCCGCGGTGGCGACGCCCTCGCCCGGCTCGACTACGTCCTGTTCGGCGGCGAGGCGCTCAAGGCCGAGCGGCTCACCGACTGGGCGCGCCGCGAGGGCAACACCTGCACCCTCCTGCACCAGTACGGCGTCGCTGAGTGCACGGACGTCGCGACCTCCTACGACCTCGCCGGCCACCGCCCCGGCGGACAGGACGTCCCGCCGGTCGGCAGGCCGGCCCACAACACCGACATCCACCTCCTCGACGAGGACCTGCGCCATGTCGGGCCGGGCGAGCAGGGCGAGATCTGCATCGCCGGCGCCGGCGTCGGCGCGGGCTACCTCAACGCGGGCCCCGAGAACCGCAAGTTCACCACGATCGAGGCCGGCGGCGAGCCGGTCAGGATCTACCGCACGGGCGACCGCGGCTGTGTGACCGAGGCCGGCGACCTCGTCGTCCTCGGCCGGATCGACGCCCAGGTGAAGGTGCGCGGCATGCGCATCGACCCCACCGACGTCGAGCGCGCCCTCGCCCGGCTGGACGGCGTCCGGGAGGCCGCCGTGGTGGTCACCCGCACCGACGCCGGCGACGCCGAACTGACCGCGTTCCTCGTCCCGTCCGGGGACGACCTCGTCGCGGACGACGTGCGCGCCCGTCTGCTGCGGACGCTGCCGCGGAACATGGTCCCCGCCCGCTTCCTGACCATCGCGCGGCTCCCGCTCAGCCCGCACGGAAAGGTCGACCGCGCGGCGCTGGCCGACGCCTGCCGCGAGCAGTACGCCGGCAGCGGCACGGCGGCCTAG
- a CDS encoding phosphopantetheine-binding protein, with the protein MIADRVRAIWCREFQCDDISVDDDFFALGGQSLVMVRIQGAYIEELGVEVPMDQMFLNPTVASISAYIESQAATTAP; encoded by the coding sequence ATGATTGCCGACCGCGTGCGTGCCATCTGGTGCCGTGAGTTCCAGTGCGACGACATCTCCGTCGACGACGACTTCTTCGCCCTGGGCGGTCAGTCCCTGGTCATGGTGAGGATCCAGGGCGCCTACATCGAGGAACTGGGCGTCGAGGTCCCGATGGACCAGATGTTCCTCAACCCGACGGTGGCGTCCATCTCCGCGTACATCGAATCCCAGGCCGCGACGACCGCGCCGTAG
- a CDS encoding NAD(P)/FAD-dependent oxidoreductase — protein sequence MYDVIVIGARCAGSPTAMLFAQQGYRVLLLEKARFPQDTLSSHYLHMQGVALLNRWGLLDRIRDSGAQPITHQIYQGPDVRIEGFSLPIDGLTTTYAPRRYVLDPILAEGAVAAGVEFRQGCAVKDLVFENDRVVGVRYATPGGAEATERARLVVGADGMRSLVARKAGAENVIEHPRMTTTYYSYWSGVPANFELYERPGRWIGVLPTNDDLTLLMAYFPQADYNQVRKSVEPAYLDAFRTTAPELYERMRSGRREEQLYGTGHQENYFRKAYGPGWVLVGDAVNHKDSITARGITEAFVQAQSLTDLVGDRLHDEAALNSALRRYENELSNEALNHYQGALNVAELKPEGRTEMLRKLVGHQEHINRYFSTLSGAISIDDFYNDELLTLLDQS from the coding sequence ATGTACGACGTCATTGTCATAGGTGCCCGTTGTGCAGGATCGCCGACGGCCATGCTGTTCGCGCAGCAGGGCTACCGCGTCCTGCTCCTGGAGAAAGCGCGCTTCCCGCAGGACACGCTCTCCTCGCACTACCTGCACATGCAGGGCGTGGCGCTGCTCAACCGGTGGGGGCTGCTCGACCGGATCCGCGACTCCGGCGCCCAGCCGATCACCCACCAGATCTACCAGGGCCCCGACGTCCGCATCGAGGGCTTCTCCCTGCCGATCGACGGCCTGACGACCACGTACGCGCCGCGGCGGTACGTGCTCGACCCGATCCTCGCCGAGGGGGCTGTGGCGGCCGGCGTGGAGTTCCGTCAGGGCTGCGCGGTCAAGGACCTGGTGTTCGAGAACGACCGGGTCGTCGGGGTGCGGTACGCCACGCCCGGCGGCGCCGAGGCGACGGAGCGGGCCCGCCTGGTCGTCGGCGCGGACGGCATGCGCTCGCTGGTGGCCCGCAAGGCCGGCGCCGAGAACGTCATCGAGCACCCGCGCATGACCACCACCTACTACAGCTACTGGTCCGGCGTTCCCGCCAACTTCGAGCTGTACGAGCGGCCGGGCCGCTGGATCGGCGTGCTGCCCACCAACGACGACCTCACGCTGCTCATGGCGTACTTCCCGCAGGCGGACTACAACCAGGTCCGCAAGAGCGTGGAACCCGCCTACCTCGACGCGTTCCGCACCACGGCCCCCGAGCTGTACGAGCGGATGCGGTCGGGCAGGCGCGAGGAGCAGCTCTACGGCACGGGCCACCAGGAGAACTACTTCCGCAAGGCCTACGGGCCCGGCTGGGTGCTCGTCGGTGACGCGGTGAACCACAAGGACTCCATCACCGCCCGCGGCATCACCGAGGCCTTCGTCCAGGCCCAGTCCCTCACCGACCTCGTCGGGGACCGGCTGCACGACGAGGCCGCGCTCAACTCGGCGCTCAGGCGCTACGAGAACGAGCTGAGCAACGAGGCCCTCAACCACTACCAGGGCGCGCTGAACGTGGCGGAGCTCAAGCCCGAGGGGCGCACGGAGATGCTCCGCAAGCTGGTCGGACATCAGGAGCACATCAACCGGTACTTCTCGACGCTGTCCGGGGCCATCTCCATCGACGACTTCTACAACGACGAACTCCTGACCCTCCTCGACCAGAGCTGA